The sequence CTCCCAGGCCGCTGATCTCATTCCACGCGAGGATGTCCGCCATCGCGCCATTGCCCTGCTGGCTGCGTAGCCAGTTGCTGCGCCATGCGGTGCGGGCTCGCTCGATCTCTGCGGTGGTGAGTCCGTTCTTCGCGAGGTCGTCGATCTGGGCCATCAGCTCCTTTTCCGCCAGCTTCGCCTTCGCCGGATCGGTGCCCAGGTAGAAGTAGAAAGCGCCCGCTCCCATCGCGGCGAAATTTTGTGCGCCCACATAATAAGCGAGGCCTAGCTCCTCGCGGATGCGGTTGAAGAGGCGGCTACCCATGTCGCTGCAGGCTTCGTCGATGAGTTGCAGCGCGGGGATGTCCTCATGCGCCAGTCCGACCGTGCGAAAACCCACGACGATGACGGCCTGCTCCTTCTCCAAGTGCTCGGTGAAGGCCGTAGGGGGCGATTTGGGCTCAAAAACACGGCTATGGGCCGCGTGGCGAGCTCCGCGTGGCAGTTTGCCCAGAGCGGCCTCGATCTGCTTTTTCACCACTACAGCCTTCACATCGCCAAACACGCTCACCACGCCATTTTGGGCAAAGAGGGCATTTTTGAGCGCTGCGCGGCAATCCGCGAGTTGCAGTGCGGAGACGCTTTTCTCCGTCCCCAGTGCGGTGCGGTGAAAAGGCTGCCCGGCAAAAATTTCACGCCGTGCCTTCCGCAGCGCCACGGTGAGTGGGTCCTCCTGCTCCTCCTGGATGCTGGCGATTTGGCGCTTCTTCACACCCGCTAGGCTAGCGACCGGCATGGTGTGATTTTGAATCAGATCCGTGATGAGTCCCAGCGCGGCCACCTCATCTCCACGCATGACTTCCGCGCCGAAGATGAAACGATGCGCATCCGCCGTGCAACTGAGCTGCCCGCCGCGATTCTCCAGCTCCGCAGCGATCTGTGCGGCGCTGCGCTTCCGCGTGCCCTTGAGCAGCATCTGGGCGGTGATCTGCGTCACCCCGGCATTCGTGTCCGTCTCCGCAGGCACGCCCGCGAGGAAATTCACACGCAGACTCACCAGCGGCAGCCGCGGATTTTCTCCGACGAAGAGTTTGAGACCATTTTTGAGCGTGAACTCATGGATCACTGGGGCACTGACATCGTCCGCTTTTTTGGCCACACCATTTGTCTCCACGTCTGGTCCGACGATGGCCGTGGTAAAGCCATCCGCAGGCAAATAGCGCCGTGCGGCATCGCGGATCATCTGTGGCGTCAGCTTGGCGATGGTGGCCAGATACTCACGCTGGTAATCGAGCCCGCCACTGAGTAACCAGCCATTGCCCAGCGAGCTGGCCTGCCCCTTCACCGTGCTCAGAGTGCGGATTTGGTGCCCCAGCGTCGCCCGCACGGCTTTTTCGAGCTCTGCTTTGCCTGGACCGCTATTTTGCATCTCCGCGATGACGCGGCGCATGCCACTTTTCACGGCCGTGAGGTCCCCCGGATTGCACTCTGCCTCCGTCATGAAAATGCCGCACTCCGCCGCGCACCACGCACCGGCCCAGACCGAGTGTGCGAGTGCTTTTTTCTCCCGCAGCTCTTGGTACAGCCGTGAGCTACGTCCGCTGCCTAGCAGGAAGGCTAGCACATCGAGCGCGGGCTTGTTCGCATGGCTTTCCCCAGGGATCTGCCAGCCAAACGCGATGCGTGTGAGGTCCGTGGCGAAGTTTTTTGCAGCGAAGCGCCCACTCTGCTGCCGCGGCTCATCGGGTAAGAGTGCAGGGTCATAAGCGCGGCGCTTCCAGGTGCCAAAGTGCCGCGTCACCTCCTCGATCACAGCCTCCGTCTTTACCGCACCCGCGATGACGATGAAGCTGTTGTTTGGCACGTAATGCTGCTGCACGAAGCCCGCCACATCCGCCCGTGTGATCTGATCAAACACCTCGCGGTGGCCGATGATCGGATGCCGCAGCGGATGCTGGCGGAATGCGGTGGAGAGGATCAAATGCTGCAGTGTGCTGCTCGCATCATCATGATCCATGGCCATCTCACGGCGGATCACATCCATCTCACGCGTCAGCTCCTCAGCGTCGATCTTGGAGTGCCGCACCATGTCTGCCAGGATGTCCAAGTAGCCATCCGTATGCTCTGCGAGTCCGTCGATCCAGTACACCGTGCGATTGAAGGTGGTGTAAGCATTCACATAGCCGCCGAGCCGCTGGATGCCCTGGCTGATCTCTGTCGCACTGCGTTTCTCCGTTCCTTTAAAAAGCATGTGCTCTACGCAGTGGGCGATCCCTGCACCCGTGTGCTGCTGCTCCTGCAAGCTGCCGGCTTTGATCCACACCTGCACACTCACCAACGGATGCGCCTGATCTTCACGCACGATGACCTCCAGCCCATTCGGCAGCGTCACCACCGCCGCCTGCGATGACGGCACAGCGAGTTTCGGAGCGGCGGAGATTTTTTTGGAAGAGCGGGCGGCGGGCATGAGGGCCTGCT is a genomic window of Verrucomicrobiaceae bacterium containing:
- a CDS encoding insulinase family protein, which gives rise to MPAARSSKKISAAPKLAVPSSQAAVVTLPNGLEVIVREDQAHPLVSVQVWIKAGSLQEQQHTGAGIAHCVEHMLFKGTEKRSATEISQGIQRLGGYVNAYTTFNRTVYWIDGLAEHTDGYLDILADMVRHSKIDAEELTREMDVIRREMAMDHDDASSTLQHLILSTAFRQHPLRHPIIGHREVFDQITRADVAGFVQQHYVPNNSFIVIAGAVKTEAVIEEVTRHFGTWKRRAYDPALLPDEPRQQSGRFAAKNFATDLTRIAFGWQIPGESHANKPALDVLAFLLGSGRSSRLYQELREKKALAHSVWAGAWCAAECGIFMTEAECNPGDLTAVKSGMRRVIAEMQNSGPGKAELEKAVRATLGHQIRTLSTVKGQASSLGNGWLLSGGLDYQREYLATIAKLTPQMIRDAARRYLPADGFTTAIVGPDVETNGVAKKADDVSAPVIHEFTLKNGLKLFVGENPRLPLVSLRVNFLAGVPAETDTNAGVTQITAQMLLKGTRKRSAAQIAAELENRGGQLSCTADAHRFIFGAEVMRGDEVAALGLITDLIQNHTMPVASLAGVKKRQIASIQEEQEDPLTVALRKARREIFAGQPFHRTALGTEKSVSALQLADCRAALKNALFAQNGVVSVFGDVKAVVVKKQIEAALGKLPRGARHAAHSRVFEPKSPPTAFTEHLEKEQAVIVVGFRTVGLAHEDIPALQLIDEACSDMGSRLFNRIREELGLAYYVGAQNFAAMGAGAFYFYLGTDPAKAKLAEKELMAQIDDLAKNGLTTAEIERARTAWRSNWLRSQQGNGAMADILAWNEISGLGAGYFQKLPAIMASIDAEKLRKVAAKYFGAKKAFIVRVLPKA